A genomic window from Sorex araneus isolate mSorAra2 chromosome 2, mSorAra2.pri, whole genome shotgun sequence includes:
- the LOC101554447 gene encoding olfactory receptor 14J1-like, with protein sequence MDNFTGSGFLLLGFSAKPEQELCYASLFLILYLLALAGNMLIITTTSLDDSLQSPMYFFLKHLSFLDLCYISVTVPRFIYNSLMHSGNISLWECMMQCFGLVTCSSAEMAMLTVMSYDRYVAICLPLHYDIIMDVRTCVRGVAGVWISGTISGVMHTAATFSIHFCGPRIIHQFFCDSPQILRLSCSSEFMSEVDVTLFTTFLSFLCFLFIGFSYVHIFSSVLRMPSAEGRAKAFSTCLPHLIVFMLFVSTAVFEYLKPHSESPTALDLFLTVMYTVVPPTFNPMIYSLRNKAIMLALRKILQRNNALPFIHY encoded by the coding sequence ATGGATAATTTCACTGGCAGTGGTTTTCTTCTCTTGGGATTTTCAGCCAAACCTGAGCAAGAACTCTGTTACGCTTCTCTGTTCTTGATCTTATACTTGTTGGCGTTAGCTGGCAACATGCTTATCATCACCACCAcgtccctggatgacagtctccagtcccccatgtatttcttcctgaagcatctctcctttcTGGATCTCTGCTACATTTCCGTGACTGTGCCGAGATTCATTTACAACTCTTTGATGCACAGTGGGAATATTTCCCTCTGGGAATGCATGATGCAGTGCTTTGGTTTGGTCACCTGTAGTTCTGCTGAGATGGCCATGCTCACGGTGATGTCTTATGATCGCTACGTTGCCATCTGCCTGCCTCTCCACTATGACATCATCATGGATGTCAGAACCTGTGTCCGTGGGGTCGCCGGCGTCTGGATCAGTGGGACAATCTCTGGTGTCATGCATACggcagctactttctccatccaCTTCTGTGGTCCCCGCatcattcaccagttcttctgtgacaGTCCCCAGATCCTGAGACTCTCCTGCTCTAGTGAGTTTATGAGTGAGGTAGACGTCACTCTCTTTACAACCTTCTtgtcatttctttgtttcctgtttATTGGGTTCTCCTACGTGCACATATTCTCTTCGgtgctgaggatgccatctgcggagggcagagccaaggccttTTCCACTTGCCTCCCACACCTCATtgtcttcatgttgtttgtttcTACAGCTGTCTTCGAGTATCTCAAACCTCATTCTGAATCTCCCACTGCTTTGGACCTGTTTCTCACTGTTATGTATACAGTAGTTCCCCCAACATTCAATCCAATGATCTATAGCCTGAGAAACAAAGCCATAATGTTAGCTCTGAGAAAGATATTACAAAGAAATAATGCACTTCCTTTCATTCACTATTAA